A single region of the Winslowiella toletana genome encodes:
- a CDS encoding CoA-acylating methylmalonate-semialdehyde dehydrogenase, producing the protein MNITGNFIGGKTSLSASNETIPVYDPATGKAVRELTQSSAQEVANAIEVAHNAFDEWSRTSPLRRARILFNFKALMEQHRDELAELIVSEHGKVWSDALGELTRGLEVVEFACGIPHLIKGENSADVGTGVDSYSLMQPLGVVAGITPFNFPAMVPLWMFPIALACGNTFVLKPPALDPSASVRMAELLTEAGLPDGVFNVIHCSNEDAEQLYTDPRVQAVSFVGSSGVAEHIYKTASAHGKRVQAFGAAKNHAIVMPDADLDATVNAIMGGAFGSAGERCMALPVVVAVGDDTADKLIAALTPLVKALRVGPGIQKGNDENEMGPVVSAAHQKKVLGYIDKGEQEGAKLVVDGRNISVPGYDEGYYVGGTLFDNVTSDMVIWREEIFGPVLSIMRAPDYQSALQLVNSHEFGNGSAIFTSNGHTGRDFVREVQAGMVGVNVPVPVPMAFHSFGGWKRSVFGALNVHGPDGVRFYTRMKTATVRWPSGQQTVSEFSMPTLE; encoded by the coding sequence ATGAATATCACGGGTAACTTTATTGGCGGTAAAACTTCGCTGAGTGCCAGCAACGAAACGATTCCGGTCTACGATCCGGCTACCGGTAAAGCGGTACGCGAGCTGACGCAAAGTAGCGCGCAGGAAGTCGCCAATGCGATTGAAGTGGCACATAACGCCTTTGATGAATGGTCCCGCACCTCACCGCTGCGCCGTGCGCGAATTCTGTTTAACTTTAAAGCGCTGATGGAACAGCATCGGGACGAGCTGGCCGAGCTGATTGTCAGCGAACACGGCAAGGTATGGTCAGATGCGCTGGGTGAACTGACGCGTGGCCTCGAAGTCGTTGAGTTCGCCTGCGGTATTCCGCATCTGATTAAAGGGGAAAACTCCGCTGACGTCGGTACCGGCGTCGACAGCTACTCGCTGATGCAGCCGCTGGGCGTGGTAGCGGGTATTACCCCGTTTAACTTCCCGGCGATGGTGCCATTATGGATGTTCCCGATCGCGCTGGCCTGCGGTAACACCTTTGTACTGAAGCCGCCGGCGCTCGATCCTTCTGCTTCGGTGCGCATGGCCGAATTGCTGACCGAAGCTGGCCTGCCGGACGGCGTGTTTAACGTGATTCACTGCTCGAATGAAGATGCAGAGCAGCTGTATACCGACCCGCGGGTGCAGGCGGTAAGCTTTGTCGGCTCGTCTGGCGTGGCGGAACATATTTATAAAACTGCCAGTGCGCACGGCAAGCGCGTGCAGGCGTTTGGCGCGGCGAAAAACCATGCCATCGTGATGCCGGATGCCGATCTCGATGCAACGGTTAATGCCATTATGGGCGGTGCCTTCGGATCTGCTGGCGAGCGCTGCATGGCGCTGCCGGTGGTGGTCGCTGTCGGTGATGATACTGCCGACAAGCTGATTGCAGCCCTGACGCCGCTGGTAAAAGCGCTGCGCGTCGGCCCTGGCATCCAGAAAGGCAATGACGAAAACGAAATGGGGCCGGTGGTTTCCGCTGCCCATCAGAAAAAGGTGCTCGGCTATATTGATAAAGGCGAGCAGGAAGGGGCGAAGCTGGTGGTCGATGGCCGCAATATCAGCGTCCCGGGTTATGACGAAGGTTACTACGTTGGCGGCACGCTGTTCGATAACGTCACCTCTGATATGGTGATCTGGCGTGAAGAGATTTTTGGACCGGTGCTGAGCATTATGCGTGCGCCAGATTATCAAAGCGCACTGCAACTGGTTAACAGTCACGAGTTTGGTAACGGCAGCGCAATTTTCACCAGCAATGGTCACACTGGCCGAGACTTTGTGCGGGAAGTTCAGGCGGGCATGGTTGGCGTTAACGTGCCGGTGCCGGTTCCGATGGCATTCCACAGCTTTGGCGGCTGGAAACGCTCGGTGTTTGGTGCGCTGAATGTGCATGGCCCGGATGGCGTGCGTTTTTATACCCGGATGAAAACCGCTACCGTGCGCTGGCCAAGCGGTCAGCAGACGGTGTCTGAATTCAGTATGCCAACCCTGGAATAA
- a CDS encoding TIM barrel protein, with amino-acid sequence MAIDPTRFCINRKIAPTLSINSFFKLVHRLGLNKVELRNDMPGGKVTDNLSHAEVKALAKQYGLEIVTINAVYPFNQADDALLAKAEGLLKDAQGVGAKALVLCPLNEGTAIPAEDTVAAMKKLAPLFEKYAIQGLVEPLGFPVSSLRSAVQAQALIRDAQVPFSIVLDTFHHHLYEHAEQEFSAIDINRIGLVHLSGVEDARATEELTDEQRIMLSEGDLLKSVEQVQRLERLGYQGIYAFEPFSSELESWSEADIEREIRQSIALMQG; translated from the coding sequence ATGGCCATCGATCCAACCCGTTTTTGTATCAACCGCAAAATTGCGCCCACGCTGTCCATCAACAGCTTTTTTAAACTGGTGCACAGGCTGGGCCTGAATAAAGTTGAATTACGCAACGATATGCCTGGCGGCAAGGTAACGGACAATCTCAGCCATGCTGAAGTGAAGGCGCTGGCAAAACAATACGGGTTGGAAATTGTCACCATTAACGCGGTCTATCCGTTTAATCAGGCAGATGATGCGCTGCTGGCCAAAGCCGAGGGATTACTGAAAGATGCGCAGGGCGTGGGCGCGAAAGCGCTGGTATTGTGCCCGCTTAATGAGGGTACCGCGATCCCGGCGGAAGACACCGTAGCGGCAATGAAAAAGCTGGCTCCGCTGTTTGAGAAGTATGCTATTCAGGGTCTGGTGGAACCTCTGGGTTTCCCGGTCAGCTCTCTGCGCTCGGCGGTACAGGCGCAGGCACTGATCCGTGATGCACAGGTGCCGTTCAGTATCGTACTCGATACCTTCCACCATCATCTGTATGAACATGCAGAGCAGGAATTCAGCGCAATCGATATCAACCGCATCGGGCTGGTACATCTTTCTGGCGTTGAGGACGCCCGTGCCACTGAAGAGCTGACTGATGAACAGCGTATTATGCTGAGTGAAGGCGATCTGCTGAAAAGTGTAGAGCAGGTTCAGCGGCTGGAAAGGCTCGGTTATCAAGGAATTTACGCCTTTGAGCCCTTCTCAAGTGAACTGGAAAGCTGGAGCGAAGCGGATATCGAACGTGAAATCCGCCAGAGTATTGCACTGATGCAGGGCTGA
- the uxuA gene encoding mannonate dehydratase, whose product MEHTWRWYGPKDPVSLDDARQAGATGIVTALHHIANGDVWPVEEIKARQALLAEKGLVWSVVESIPVHESIKTQRGDFKKYIANYQQSLRNLGACGIDTVCYNFMPVLDWTRTDLEYPLADGSRALRFDFIAFAAFELHILQRPGAQQDYSAEEQQQAADYFAAMSAEQIEKLTRNIIAGLPGAEEGYTLEQFQAQLSQYDGIDKGRLREHMAEFLRAIVPVAEASGIVLAVHPDDPPRPILGLPRIVSNIEDMQWLKQTVDSIHNGFTFCTGSYGVLAENDLVNMVETFADRIHFAHLRATLREENPKSFHEAAHLGGDVDMVAVIKAILAEEHQRGKQGKTRAIPMRPDHGHQMLDDLHKKTNPGYSAIGRLKGLAELRGVELALKQSFFQH is encoded by the coding sequence ATGGAACACACATGGCGCTGGTATGGCCCGAAAGATCCGGTTTCGCTGGATGATGCCCGTCAGGCGGGAGCCACTGGCATCGTTACCGCTCTGCATCATATTGCCAACGGTGACGTATGGCCGGTGGAGGAAATTAAAGCACGGCAGGCGTTGCTGGCGGAAAAAGGGCTGGTCTGGTCGGTGGTGGAAAGCATTCCGGTGCATGAATCGATTAAAACCCAACGCGGCGACTTTAAAAAATATATCGCTAACTATCAGCAGTCACTGCGCAATCTCGGTGCCTGTGGCATCGATACCGTTTGCTACAACTTTATGCCGGTGCTCGACTGGACGCGCACCGACCTCGAATATCCGCTGGCAGATGGCTCAAGAGCGCTGCGCTTTGATTTTATTGCCTTTGCTGCCTTTGAACTGCATATCCTGCAACGGCCTGGCGCGCAGCAGGATTACTCCGCCGAGGAGCAGCAGCAGGCAGCTGATTACTTCGCGGCGATGAGCGCCGAGCAGATCGAAAAGCTGACGCGCAATATTATCGCCGGCCTGCCGGGCGCTGAAGAAGGTTATACGCTGGAGCAGTTCCAGGCGCAGCTGTCGCAGTATGATGGCATCGACAAAGGCCGGTTACGTGAACATATGGCCGAATTTCTGCGCGCCATCGTACCGGTGGCCGAGGCGTCCGGCATTGTGCTGGCAGTGCATCCGGACGATCCGCCGCGCCCGATTCTCGGCCTGCCGCGCATCGTTTCGAATATTGAAGATATGCAGTGGTTAAAACAGACCGTCGATAGTATTCACAACGGTTTTACCTTCTGCACCGGCTCATATGGCGTACTGGCGGAAAATGACCTGGTGAACATGGTGGAAACCTTTGCTGACCGCATTCACTTCGCGCATTTGCGTGCCACTCTGCGCGAAGAGAATCCCAAAAGCTTCCACGAAGCGGCACACCTCGGTGGCGATGTTGATATGGTCGCGGTGATAAAAGCCATCCTGGCAGAAGAGCACCAGCGCGGTAAACAGGGCAAGACGCGCGCCATTCCTATGCGGCCAGATCATGGTCATCAGATGCTTGACGATCTGCATAAAAAAACCAATCCGGGCTATTCCGCCATCGGTCGGCTAAAAGGGCTGGCAGAGCTACGCGGCGTCGAGCTGGCACTGAAGCAGAGTTTTTTCCAACATTAA
- a CDS encoding FadR/GntR family transcriptional regulator, with protein MELPTLKVERLYRQISNLLINCIRQGQFAPGAMLPAERELAKQLGVSRSSIREALIALEITGWVEIRTGNGVFIASPLPTAVPARAEDEFSLQDLIKARQSFEAMTAELAARNGSDHQRAELRELTQDLIQHQLNDEAFLRDDKRFHLLISEMSGNDVLRDMMEYLWDKRNSSRFMRLETHYAEGDFAAEMNRDHQQIAQAIIGRDAPRARSCMEQHLQHVYDRLFSAG; from the coding sequence ATGGAATTACCTACACTTAAAGTCGAGCGACTGTATCGGCAGATTTCTAATCTATTGATTAACTGTATTCGTCAGGGGCAATTTGCTCCCGGTGCGATGCTGCCGGCCGAACGTGAGCTGGCTAAACAGCTGGGCGTCAGCCGCTCATCGATTCGTGAAGCCCTGATTGCGCTGGAAATTACCGGCTGGGTTGAGATTCGCACCGGTAACGGGGTGTTTATTGCCAGTCCGCTACCGACGGCGGTTCCTGCACGCGCGGAAGATGAATTCAGCCTGCAGGATTTAATTAAAGCGCGTCAGTCTTTTGAGGCGATGACCGCCGAGCTGGCAGCCCGCAATGGCAGCGATCATCAGCGTGCTGAACTGCGGGAGCTGACGCAGGATTTGATTCAGCACCAGCTTAACGATGAGGCGTTTTTGCGTGACGATAAACGATTTCATCTGCTGATCAGTGAGATGAGTGGCAACGATGTGCTGCGCGATATGATGGAATATCTGTGGGACAAACGTAACAGCTCACGTTTTATGCGGCTGGAAACCCATTATGCGGAAGGCGATTTTGCGGCAGAGATGAATCGCGACCATCAGCAAATTGCCCAGGCAATTATTGGGCGCGATGCGCCACGTGCGCGTAGCTGTATGGAGCAGCATTTGCAGCACGTTTACGATCGGCTGTTTAGTGCTGGCTAG
- a CDS encoding bifunctional 5-dehydro-2-deoxygluconokinase/5-dehydro-2-deoxyphosphogluconate aldolase, which yields MSTQQKRLDVICIGRIAVDLYGQQIGARLEDMSTFSKYLGGSSGNVAYGTAIQGLKSAMLARVGDEHNGRFLREELQRVGVDTESLITDPSRLTGLVILGIKDEESFPLIFYRDNCADMGLKPEDIREEYIASSRALAITGTHLSHPDTRAAVLKALEFAKAHGLRTALDIDYRPVLWGLTSLGDGETRFIESQHVTQQLQEVLHYFDLVVGTEEEFHIAGGSTDTLTALKNVRQATNATLVCKRGPMGCVVFEEAIPDSWEQIRLHSGVRVEVLNVLGAGDAFMSGLLRGWLNDEGWEQACRYANACGALVVSRHGCAPAMPTKEELDDFLGRDNEVKRPDLDAHLNHLHRVTTRKQQWQELNVFAFDHRKQLAEMAREAGVDESRIPQLKSLLLKAAESAAAEAGLDHRSGILADTTYGQTALNAITGKGWWIGRPIELPSSRPLRLEHGNIGSQLIDWPQEHVVKCLVFYHPHDSAEMRQQQDELILDVWRGCNKSGHELLLEVILPEDNPDHNPSYYHDMLSHFYSLGIQPDWWKLPPLPLENWQAIGQLIEQQDPHCRGILLLGLDAPEEKLKAGFADAAQASWVKGFAVGRTIFAQPSRQWLQGELDDQSLINQVKSNYLRLIGYWREARPAQ from the coding sequence ATGAGTACACAACAGAAGCGGCTTGATGTGATTTGTATCGGGCGCATCGCCGTTGATCTTTATGGTCAGCAGATTGGTGCGCGACTGGAAGATATGAGCACCTTTTCCAAATATCTCGGCGGCTCGTCCGGTAATGTCGCATACGGTACCGCGATTCAGGGGCTGAAATCGGCGATGCTGGCGCGCGTGGGTGATGAGCACAATGGTCGTTTCCTGCGTGAAGAGCTGCAACGCGTTGGTGTGGATACCGAATCGCTGATCACTGACCCGTCGCGTCTGACCGGGCTGGTGATCCTCGGAATTAAAGATGAAGAGTCCTTTCCGCTGATTTTCTACCGTGATAACTGCGCTGATATGGGACTGAAACCAGAAGATATTCGTGAGGAGTACATTGCCTCTTCACGGGCGCTGGCGATAACCGGCACCCATCTGTCACACCCGGATACCCGTGCCGCAGTGCTGAAAGCGCTGGAATTTGCCAAAGCTCACGGTCTGCGCACCGCGCTGGATATTGACTACCGTCCGGTGCTCTGGGGCCTGACCTCGCTGGGCGATGGCGAAACCCGCTTTATTGAATCACAGCACGTGACGCAGCAACTGCAGGAAGTGCTGCACTACTTCGATCTGGTGGTGGGTACCGAGGAAGAGTTTCATATTGCCGGTGGCAGCACCGACACTCTGACCGCGCTCAAAAATGTGCGTCAGGCGACCAACGCCACGCTGGTGTGTAAACGTGGCCCGATGGGCTGCGTGGTGTTTGAAGAGGCGATTCCGGACAGCTGGGAACAGATCCGTCTGCATAGCGGTGTGCGGGTAGAAGTGCTGAACGTGCTTGGCGCGGGCGATGCATTTATGTCTGGTCTGCTGCGCGGCTGGCTGAATGATGAAGGCTGGGAACAGGCGTGCCGTTATGCCAACGCCTGTGGTGCGCTGGTCGTTTCCCGCCACGGCTGTGCGCCAGCGATGCCAACCAAAGAAGAGCTGGATGATTTTCTCGGTCGCGATAACGAAGTGAAACGCCCGGACCTTGATGCCCATCTGAACCATCTGCATCGCGTCACCACCCGCAAACAGCAGTGGCAGGAACTGAATGTTTTTGCCTTTGATCACCGTAAGCAACTGGCCGAAATGGCGCGTGAAGCCGGTGTGGATGAATCACGAATTCCACAACTGAAAAGTTTGTTACTGAAAGCAGCGGAATCTGCAGCGGCAGAAGCCGGTCTCGATCATCGCAGCGGTATTCTGGCGGATACCACTTATGGCCAGACGGCATTGAATGCAATTACCGGTAAAGGCTGGTGGATTGGCCGTCCGATTGAGCTACCCAGCTCGCGCCCGCTGCGTCTTGAGCATGGCAATATTGGCTCGCAGCTGATCGACTGGCCGCAGGAGCACGTGGTGAAATGCCTGGTGTTCTACCACCCACACGACAGCGCGGAGATGCGCCAGCAGCAGGATGAACTGATCCTCGACGTCTGGCGCGGCTGCAATAAATCTGGTCATGAACTGCTGCTGGAAGTGATTCTGCCGGAGGATAATCCTGATCATAACCCCTCCTACTATCACGATATGCTCAGCCACTTCTACAGCCTCGGCATCCAGCCAGACTGGTGGAAACTGCCACCGCTGCCGCTGGAAAACTGGCAGGCCATTGGCCAGTTGATCGAACAGCAGGATCCACACTGCCGCGGTATCCTGCTGCTGGGGCTGGACGCACCGGAAGAGAAGCTGAAAGCCGGTTTTGCTGACGCGGCGCAAGCATCATGGGTAAAAGGCTTTGCCGTTGGCCGCACCATTTTCGCTCAGCCTTCACGTCAGTGGCTTCAGGGCGAACTGGACGATCAGTCGCTGATTAATCAGGTGAAGAGCAACTATTTGCGGCTTATCGGCTACTGGCGCGAAGCGCGCCCGGCGCAATAA
- a CDS encoding MurR/RpiR family transcriptional regulator: MTNNPTQLSLLQDDIRRRYDTLSKRLKQVARYILDNSNSIAFDTVASIAQQADVPPSTLIRFSNAFGFSGFNEMKQVFRQHLMEETVNYTERARLFRQTATDENAAAPENPAEILNVFTMVNSQALQQLAMQTNPEQLEKAVQMLSEAENIYVIGLRRSFSVASYLTYALRHLERRAFLIDGLGGMFTEQLSMVNPKDVVIAISYSPYAREAVELVELGAKRGAHLIAITDSQVSPLAAFSDICFVVREAQVDGFRSQVASLCLAQTLAVSLALNNAG; this comes from the coding sequence ATGACCAATAACCCTACTCAACTCTCCCTGCTGCAGGACGACATTCGTCGTCGTTATGACACTCTCAGCAAACGCCTGAAACAGGTCGCTCGCTATATTCTTGATAACAGTAACAGCATTGCTTTTGATACCGTTGCCTCGATTGCGCAGCAGGCTGACGTGCCGCCATCCACCCTGATTCGTTTCTCCAATGCTTTTGGCTTTAGTGGTTTCAACGAAATGAAACAAGTTTTCCGTCAGCATCTGATGGAAGAGACGGTCAACTATACCGAGCGCGCCCGGCTGTTTCGTCAGACCGCTACCGATGAGAATGCCGCCGCGCCGGAAAACCCGGCTGAGATCCTCAACGTTTTCACTATGGTTAACTCGCAGGCTCTGCAACAGCTGGCGATGCAGACCAATCCTGAGCAGCTGGAAAAAGCGGTGCAGATGCTGAGTGAAGCGGAAAATATTTATGTTATCGGCCTGCGTCGCTCGTTCAGCGTCGCCTCTTATCTGACCTATGCGCTGCGCCACCTTGAGCGTCGTGCTTTTCTGATCGACGGCCTCGGCGGCATGTTTACCGAGCAGCTGAGTATGGTGAACCCGAAGGACGTAGTGATTGCCATCAGCTATTCACCTTACGCGCGTGAAGCGGTGGAGTTGGTGGAGTTGGGAGCCAAGCGCGGCGCGCATCTGATTGCCATCACCGACAGCCAGGTCAGCCCGCTGGCCGCCTTCAGTGATATCTGTTTTGTGGTGCGTGAAGCGCAGGTAGATGGCTTCCGTTCGCAGGTGGCGTCGCTATGTCTGGCGCAAACGCTGGCGGTCTCGCTGGCACTGAATAACGCCGGTTAG
- a CDS encoding AI-2E family transporter: MNAPLQEKIGQNMLLKMAMLVIILAGIRAAAEIIVPFLLASFLAIVLNPLVTILMKRGIRRSIAISLVIVAILVVITLLVAMLASSVNEFSNLYPEIRATLEQKLGVVQHLAATVHINISAESLAARLDPNSLMNVATMVLTQFSGAMTNFVLLILTVVFMLFEVRHLPYKLRNALVNPQIRIAGMHKALKGVTHYLALKTLISLITGVAVWLTLLLLGVKFALLWGVVAFVLNFIPNIGPIIAGIPPLIQALVLNSVYDAALVGALFTAIHMVFGNILEPRVMGRGLGMSTLVVFLSLIFWGWLLGPVGMLLSVPLTSVCKILMETTPGGSKLAILLSDGRPMKKPG; the protein is encoded by the coding sequence ATGAACGCACCGCTGCAGGAAAAAATAGGCCAGAACATGCTGCTGAAAATGGCGATGCTGGTAATCATCCTCGCCGGTATACGCGCGGCAGCCGAAATCATCGTGCCGTTTCTGCTGGCCAGTTTTCTTGCCATCGTACTGAATCCTTTGGTAACCATCCTGATGAAGCGCGGTATTCGCCGCAGTATCGCCATCTCGCTGGTGATCGTCGCCATTTTAGTAGTGATTACGCTATTAGTGGCGATGCTGGCCAGCTCGGTTAATGAGTTCAGTAATCTCTACCCAGAAATTCGCGCCACGCTGGAACAAAAACTCGGTGTGGTACAGCACCTTGCCGCCACGGTGCATATTAATATTTCAGCAGAATCGCTGGCTGCACGGCTCGATCCTAACTCGTTGATGAATGTCGCCACTATGGTACTGACGCAGTTCTCCGGCGCGATGACCAATTTTGTACTACTGATTCTGACGGTGGTATTTATGCTGTTTGAGGTGCGCCATCTGCCCTACAAACTGCGCAATGCGCTGGTAAATCCGCAGATTCGTATTGCAGGGATGCATAAAGCGTTAAAAGGCGTCACTCACTATCTGGCACTGAAAACGCTGATTAGCCTGATAACCGGCGTCGCCGTCTGGCTGACGCTGCTGCTGTTAGGGGTAAAATTTGCGCTGCTGTGGGGCGTGGTGGCGTTTGTACTCAACTTTATTCCCAATATCGGGCCGATTATTGCCGGTATCCCGCCGTTGATTCAGGCGCTGGTATTGAACAGCGTCTACGATGCGGCGCTGGTCGGAGCGCTGTTTACCGCTATTCATATGGTATTTGGTAATATTCTCGAACCGCGAGTGATGGGCCGCGGTCTTGGCATGTCGACGCTGGTGGTTTTTCTGTCGTTGATTTTCTGGGGCTGGCTGCTCGGCCCGGTGGGTATGCTGCTGTCGGTGCCGCTGACCAGCGTCTGTAAGATTCTGATGGAGACGACACCGGGCGGCAGCAAGCTGGCTATTCTGCTCAGCGACGGGCGACCGATGAAAAAACCAGGCTAG
- a CDS encoding MFS transporter, with the protein MSEPPATEVVQSGLRLNLRIISTVIFNFASYLTIGLPLAVLPGYVHDVMGYSAFWAGLVISLQYLSTLLSRPHAGRYADLWGPKKVVIVGLCGCFISGVCYALAALSAAIPLLSLGLLCAGRLILGVGQSFAGTGSTLWGVGMVGSLHIGRVISWNGIFTYGAMAIGAPLGVLIYRLGGLLLLSAIIMAIIVIAVVLALPRPAVKGSKGKPMPFRAVLGKIYGYGLILAMASAGFGVIATFITLFYQDKGWEGAAFALTMFSVAFVGTRLLFPNSINRYGGLQVAICCFTVEAIGLFLVSASSLPWMALLGALLTGAGFSLVFPAIGVVAVKVVPPQNQGSALATYTAFMDLSLGITGPVAGFIMTYAGVPMIYLLSGLLVCVALVVTLRMRLKAEPQGS; encoded by the coding sequence ATGTCAGAGCCACCTGCTACGGAAGTTGTCCAGAGCGGATTACGCTTAAATCTGCGCATTATCTCCACCGTCATTTTCAACTTTGCCAGCTATCTGACCATCGGCCTGCCGCTGGCGGTGCTGCCCGGCTATGTCCACGACGTTATGGGCTATAGCGCTTTCTGGGCCGGCCTGGTGATTAGCCTGCAATACCTTTCGACGTTACTGAGCCGCCCGCATGCCGGACGTTATGCCGATCTTTGGGGGCCGAAGAAAGTGGTGATTGTCGGTCTGTGCGGCTGTTTTATCAGTGGCGTCTGTTACGCGTTGGCAGCGCTCAGCGCGGCAATACCGTTGCTGAGCTTGGGGTTATTGTGCGCCGGACGACTGATTCTTGGCGTTGGACAAAGTTTTGCCGGTACTGGCTCGACGCTGTGGGGTGTCGGCATGGTCGGTTCGCTGCACATTGGACGGGTGATTTCATGGAACGGTATTTTCACCTACGGCGCGATGGCGATTGGCGCACCGCTGGGGGTGCTGATTTACCGGCTTGGCGGCTTGCTGCTGTTGTCGGCCATCATCATGGCAATTATCGTAATTGCCGTGGTGCTGGCACTGCCGCGTCCGGCCGTTAAAGGCAGCAAAGGTAAGCCGATGCCGTTTCGCGCGGTACTTGGCAAGATTTACGGTTACGGCCTGATTCTGGCGATGGCGTCCGCCGGTTTCGGCGTAATCGCCACCTTTATCACTCTGTTTTATCAGGATAAAGGTTGGGAGGGGGCGGCATTCGCACTGACGATGTTCAGTGTGGCTTTTGTCGGTACCCGGCTACTGTTTCCCAATAGCATCAACCGCTACGGTGGATTACAGGTCGCCATCTGTTGCTTTACGGTTGAAGCCATTGGCTTGTTTCTGGTCTCGGCCTCATCGCTGCCGTGGATGGCGCTTCTTGGCGCACTGCTTACCGGTGCCGGCTTCTCGCTGGTGTTCCCGGCAATTGGCGTCGTGGCGGTAAAAGTGGTGCCGCCACAAAATCAGGGTAGTGCGCTGGCAACCTATACCGCGTTTATGGATTTATCACTGGGAATAACCGGCCCGGTTGCCGGATTTATCATGACCTATGCCGGGGTTCCGATGATTTATCTGTTAAGTGGGTTACTGGTGTGTGTGGCGCTGGTGGTGACATTGCGGATGCGGCTGAAAGCCGAGCCGCAGGGGAGCTGA
- the iolB gene encoding 5-deoxy-glucuronate isomerase: protein MSLLAKYQQPDASGRIQHVTPESAGWRYVGFDAYQLKQGQTLTLESGNKELCLVLVAGLASVKTRHAEFPGIGKRMSPFERTPPYSVYVPHGDKVEVVADSDLELAVCNAPGNGNLPARLITPADVGVEQRGKGRNKRLVHNILPDDKPADSLLVVEVYTNEGDTSSYPSHKHDQENSEHETYLEETYYHRFNPEQGFAMQRVYTDDRSLDECMAAYNRDVVTVPRGYHPVATIAGYDNYYLNVMAGPVRLWKFTWEKDHAWVNSDEYPRSK, encoded by the coding sequence ATGTCTTTGTTAGCCAAATATCAACAACCGGATGCCAGTGGTCGCATCCAGCACGTCACGCCGGAAAGCGCAGGCTGGCGCTATGTGGGGTTTGACGCCTACCAGCTTAAGCAAGGGCAGACCCTGACACTGGAAAGCGGCAATAAAGAGCTGTGTCTGGTGCTGGTCGCCGGGCTGGCGTCGGTCAAAACCCGGCATGCTGAGTTTCCGGGAATCGGCAAGCGCATGTCACCGTTTGAGCGTACACCACCCTATTCGGTGTATGTACCGCATGGCGATAAAGTGGAAGTGGTGGCCGATTCCGATCTTGAGCTGGCGGTGTGTAATGCACCCGGCAACGGCAATCTGCCAGCGCGGCTGATTACGCCAGCAGATGTCGGCGTTGAACAGCGTGGTAAAGGGCGCAATAAGCGCCTGGTTCACAATATTCTGCCGGACGATAAACCTGCCGACAGCCTGCTGGTGGTTGAAGTGTATACCAATGAGGGCGATACCAGCTCTTATCCAAGCCATAAGCACGATCAGGAAAATTCAGAACACGAAACCTATCTGGAAGAGACCTATTATCATCGGTTCAATCCGGAGCAGGGTTTTGCGATGCAGCGTGTTTATACCGATGACCGCTCGCTCGATGAGTGCATGGCGGCGTATAACCGCGACGTGGTGACGGTGCCACGCGGTTATCATCCGGTGGCAACTATCGCCGGGTATGATAACTATTATCTGAACGTGATGGCCGGTCCGGTACGTCTGTGGAAATTTACCTGGGAGAAAGATCACGCCTGGGTAAACAGTGACGAATATCCACGCAGTAAATGA